A genome region from Micromonospora peucetia includes the following:
- a CDS encoding GH1 family beta-glucosidase, which produces MSNPASPPAVGVLDDRPPLTFPPGFIWGAATAAYQIEGAAAEGGRTPSIWDTFSHTPGRTVEGHTGDVACDHYHRLGADVALMAELGLRSYRFSVSWPRVQPGGSGPANAEGLDFYRRLVDELLAHGIEPWLTLYHWDLPQPLEDAGGWPARDTAARFADYTTLVADALGDRVRYWTTLNEPWCSAFLGYGSGVHAPGRSDGADAVRAGHHLMLGHGLAVRALRAARPTAEVGVTVNLYPVTPASDAPADIDAARRIDGLANRFFLDPLLRGSYPADLTADLAGITDFGHVRDGDLATISTPLDVVGVNYYSRHVVAAAVPGAEPEPYWRAPSCWPGSEDVRFVTRGVPVTDMNWEIDAPGLVETLRRVHEEYTDLPLYVTENGSAFVDEVVDGQVDDVDRLAYFDAHLRAAHQAIEAGVPLRGYFAWSLMDNFEWAWGYTKRFGMVHVDYDSQVRIPKSSARWYAEVIRRNGLAAQ; this is translated from the coding sequence GTGAGCAACCCCGCCAGCCCGCCCGCCGTCGGCGTCCTCGACGACCGTCCGCCGCTGACCTTCCCGCCCGGCTTCATCTGGGGCGCGGCCACCGCCGCGTACCAGATCGAGGGCGCGGCGGCCGAGGGCGGCCGGACCCCGTCGATCTGGGACACCTTCAGCCACACCCCCGGCCGAACAGTCGAGGGACACACCGGCGACGTGGCCTGCGACCACTACCACCGGCTCGGCGCCGACGTCGCGCTGATGGCCGAGCTGGGGCTGAGGTCGTACCGCTTCTCGGTCTCCTGGCCCCGGGTGCAGCCCGGCGGCAGCGGCCCGGCCAACGCCGAAGGGCTCGACTTCTACCGCCGGCTCGTCGACGAGTTGCTGGCGCACGGGATCGAGCCGTGGCTCACCCTCTACCACTGGGACCTGCCGCAGCCGCTGGAGGACGCCGGCGGCTGGCCGGCCCGGGACACCGCCGCGCGGTTCGCCGACTACACCACCCTGGTCGCCGACGCGCTCGGCGACCGGGTGCGCTACTGGACCACGCTCAACGAGCCGTGGTGCTCGGCGTTCCTCGGCTACGGCTCCGGCGTGCACGCGCCGGGCCGCTCGGACGGCGCCGACGCCGTCCGGGCCGGACATCACCTGATGCTCGGCCACGGCCTCGCCGTGCGGGCGCTGCGGGCGGCCCGGCCGACCGCCGAGGTCGGGGTGACGGTCAACCTCTACCCGGTCACCCCGGCCAGCGACGCGCCCGCCGACATCGACGCCGCACGGCGCATCGACGGGCTGGCCAACCGGTTCTTCCTGGACCCGCTGCTGCGCGGGTCCTACCCGGCGGACCTGACGGCCGACCTCGCCGGGATCACCGACTTCGGGCACGTGCGCGACGGCGACCTGGCGACCATCTCCACCCCGCTGGACGTGGTCGGCGTCAACTACTACAGCCGCCACGTCGTCGCCGCAGCGGTCCCCGGCGCCGAGCCGGAGCCGTACTGGCGGGCGCCGTCGTGCTGGCCGGGCAGCGAGGACGTCCGATTCGTCACCCGGGGCGTCCCGGTCACCGACATGAACTGGGAGATCGACGCCCCCGGTCTGGTGGAGACGCTGCGCCGGGTGCACGAGGAGTACACCGACCTGCCCCTCTACGTCACCGAGAACGGCTCCGCCTTCGTCGACGAGGTGGTCGACGGGCAGGTCGACGACGTCGACCGGCTGGCATACTTCGACGCCCACCTGCGCGCCGCGCACCAGGCGATCGAGGCCGGGGTGCCCCTGCGCGGATACTTCGCCTGGTCGCTGATGGATAATTTCGAGTGGGCCTGGGGCTACACCAAGCGGTTCGGGATGGTCCACGTCGACTACGACAGTCAGGTCCGTATCCCCAAGTCCAGCGCCAGGTGGTACGCCGAGGTGATCCGACGCAACGGTCTGGCCGCACAATAG
- a CDS encoding carbohydrate ABC transporter permease, which yields MNSASRRLWRTSPLTYVALVLATLFSIYPFYYMVVIATRSLDSINDVPPPVTPAGSFGGNFGRVLDNDAANFLTGLLNSVIVSGVVTVSVVITGSLAGFAFAKLRFRGRNALLLTIIVTMMIPTQLGLIPLWGMIQDLNWFDTLYAVTVPFLVSAFGVFMMRQYATQAISDELIEAGRVDGASTFRIYWSIVLPALRPAAAVLGLLTFMETWNSFLWPYAVLTSENPTLQVSLAFLSYAYYTDYSQVFAATAVGTLPLVIVFIVFGRQIVGGIMEGAVKS from the coding sequence ATGAACTCGGCATCCCGGCGCCTGTGGCGCACCAGCCCACTGACCTACGTCGCGCTCGTCCTGGCGACGCTGTTCTCGATCTACCCGTTCTACTACATGGTGGTCATCGCCACCCGCAGCCTAGACTCGATCAACGACGTCCCGCCGCCGGTCACGCCGGCCGGGTCGTTCGGCGGCAACTTCGGCCGGGTGCTCGACAACGACGCGGCGAACTTCCTCACCGGCCTGCTCAACTCGGTGATCGTCTCCGGCGTCGTGACGGTCTCCGTGGTGATCACCGGCTCGCTGGCCGGCTTCGCCTTCGCCAAGCTGCGCTTCCGGGGCCGCAACGCCCTGCTGCTGACGATCATCGTCACCATGATGATCCCGACACAGCTCGGGCTCATCCCGCTCTGGGGCATGATCCAGGACCTGAACTGGTTCGACACCCTCTACGCGGTGACCGTGCCGTTCCTGGTCAGCGCGTTCGGCGTGTTCATGATGCGGCAGTACGCCACCCAGGCCATCTCCGACGAGCTGATCGAGGCGGGCCGGGTCGACGGGGCGAGCACCTTCCGGATCTACTGGAGCATCGTGCTGCCGGCGCTGCGTCCGGCCGCCGCCGTGCTCGGCCTGCTGACCTTCATGGAGACCTGGAACTCGTTCCTGTGGCCGTACGCGGTGCTCACCTCCGAGAACCCGACCCTCCAGGTCTCGCTGGCCTTCCTGTCGTACGCCTACTACACCGACTACTCACAGGTGTTCGCCGCCACGGCGGTCGGCACCCTACCGTTGGTGATCGTGTTCATCGTGTTCGGCCGCCAGATCGTCGGCGGCATCATGGAAGGCGCCGTCAAGTCGTGA
- a CDS encoding carbohydrate ABC transporter permease: MSLSATTAPPSPAAPPPRPPARRRSRSHSLTRLDLKYSPYLYIAPFFVVFGIFGLYPMLRTAWMSLHDWNLIGDHSFVGFDNYVALVKDEYFWNATLNTFGIFLLSTIPQLLLALFLANLLNRTFLRARTLFRMAIFMPNVVSVTAVAIVFGMLFQRDFGVINWLLSFVGIDAVDWDAERWSSWTAIASMVNWRWTGYNTLILLAGMQAIPRDLYEAASLDGASQWKQFWRITLPMLTPTFVFVVILSTIGGLQLFTEPLVFANGNIIGGDQREFQTLAMYMYELGIENLNTAGYGAAVAWAMFLMIALVSGINFLLVRRTVK, from the coding sequence ATGAGCCTCTCGGCCACGACGGCGCCGCCGTCGCCCGCCGCACCGCCACCCCGCCCGCCCGCGCGGCGCCGGTCCCGGTCGCACTCGCTGACCCGGCTGGACCTGAAGTACTCGCCGTACCTGTACATCGCGCCGTTCTTCGTGGTCTTCGGCATCTTCGGGCTCTACCCGATGCTGCGGACCGCCTGGATGTCCCTGCACGACTGGAACCTGATCGGCGACCACAGCTTCGTCGGGTTCGACAACTACGTCGCCCTGGTCAAGGACGAGTACTTCTGGAACGCCACGCTAAACACGTTCGGCATCTTCCTGCTGTCGACCATCCCGCAGCTGCTGCTCGCCCTGTTCCTGGCGAACCTGCTCAACCGCACCTTCCTGCGCGCACGCACCCTGTTCCGGATGGCGATCTTCATGCCGAACGTGGTCTCGGTGACCGCCGTGGCGATCGTCTTCGGCATGCTCTTCCAGCGCGACTTCGGCGTGATCAACTGGCTGCTCAGCTTCGTCGGGATCGACGCCGTCGACTGGGACGCCGAACGGTGGAGCTCCTGGACCGCCATCGCCTCCATGGTCAACTGGCGGTGGACCGGCTACAACACCCTGATCCTGCTCGCGGGCATGCAGGCCATCCCGCGTGACCTGTACGAGGCGGCGTCGCTCGACGGCGCCAGCCAGTGGAAGCAGTTCTGGCGGATCACCCTGCCGATGCTCACGCCGACCTTCGTCTTCGTGGTGATCCTCTCCACCATCGGCGGGCTCCAGCTCTTCACCGAGCCGCTCGTCTTCGCCAACGGCAACATCATCGGCGGCGACCAGCGCGAGTTCCAGACCCTGGCCATGTACATGTACGAGCTGGGCATCGAGAACCTCAACACCGCCGGCTACGGCGCCGCGGTCGCCTGGGCGATGTTCCTGATGATCGCCCTCGTCTCGGGGATCAACTTCCTGCTCGTCCGCCGCACGGTGAAGTGA